From a region of the Nothobranchius furzeri strain GRZ-AD chromosome 12, NfurGRZ-RIMD1, whole genome shotgun sequence genome:
- the LOC139061956 gene encoding zinc finger protein 704-like, with translation MSPAAASPTSAPKPSSVAPLPALDTPSGPCLSPGLPPTSPSPAQSPSTPSPHPVKPPRSSIAGLTIDLLGGREVEEEEEEGRREKEAEPEEAFKEGWSEGGDGGSRGGKGERGRDSESFGGDQRLLGCSSAGCRAQNKGGGQAK, from the coding sequence ATGAGCCCGGCTGCAGCCAGTCCCACCTCGGCCCCTAAGCCTTCCTCTGTAGCCCCTCTTCCAGCTCTTGACACCCCCTCCGGCCCCTGTCTGTCTCCGGGACTCCCTCCTACTTCCCCGTCTCCAGCTCAGAGTCCCTCCACTCCGTCGCCTCACCCCGTCAAACCTCCTCGCTCCTCCATCGCTGGCCTCACTATTGACCTCCTGGGAGgaagggaggtggaggaggaagaggaggaggggaggagagagaAGGAGGCAGAACCCGAGGAAGCCTTTAAGGAGGGATGGAGCGAAGGAGGAGATGGTGGGTCACGTGGAGGAAagggagaaagagggagagattcAGAATCGTTTGGAGGAGACCAGCGCCTCCTTGGCTGCAGCTCTGCAGGCTGTAGAGCACAAAATAAAGGAGGAGGACAAGCCAAATGA
- the LOC129158914 gene encoding uncharacterized protein — protein MEIMDGLDDFTVSILNADKDSRVTQARHYKTLQAMYKKPKPNQDAVRQILDLEFQSRRAFIDSDVLKEEERAGKILEAYPCFKELHNVMDELRRILDKGNCTFLTELKKRWDDFCSTVQFYGVWKKVLKPPMNLDEVKHNIAMFRALPMLFPSPAVPPKKLGHASEALIHVLQPTEDPAMYLQKRSLLGPVLLFDGSSCLVALETTPITTFAKEDLGQGLLYLMAYCYTLHLTYPKCVATLLSVIQTEVLKDNIHEQDTTGSYKKAMAEWKSFC, from the exons ATGGAAATCATGGATGGATTGGATGATTTTACAGTATCGATTCTAAATG CTGACAAGGATAGTCGAGTAACGCAGGCCAGGCATTACAAGACTCTGCAGGCAATGTATAAGAAGccaaagcccaaccaagacgctgtCCGGCAAATCCTTGACCTTGAGTTTCAATCAAGACGAGCCTTCATTGACAGTGATGTTCTGAAAGAAGAGGAAAGAGCCGGAAAGATTCTCGAGGCATACCCATGTTTCAAGGAGCTTCACAAT GTGATGGATGAGCTGAGGCGCATCCTGGATAAAGGCAACTGCACATTCCTGACAGAATTAAAGAAGCGATGGGATGACTTCTGCTCCACGGTTCAGTTTTACGGTGTTTGGAAGAAGGTGTTGAAGCCACCCATGAACCTGGATGAAG TGAAACACAACATAGCCATGTTCAGGGCACTCCCCATGCTCTTCCCATCACCAGCTGTACCCCCCAAGAAGCTGGGACATGCCAGTGAGGCATTAATTCATGTCCTTCAG CCAACAGAAGATCCAGCCATGTACCTCCAGAAGAGATCCCTCTTGGGCCCGGTTTTGCTGTTTGATGGGTCATCCTGTCTTGTGGCACTGGAAACCACTCCCATCACCACATTTGCAAAAGAAGACCTCGGTCAAGGTTTGCTGTATCTAATGGCATACTGCTACACCCTGCATCTCACTTATCCAAAGTGTGTGGCAACCCTTCTGTCTGTCATTCAGACTGAAGTTTTAAAGGACAATATCCATGAGCAAGACACCACAGGCTCATACAAAAAAGCCATGGCAGAGTGGAAAAGTTTTTGTTAG